The following are encoded in a window of Alphaproteobacteria bacterium genomic DNA:
- the rpoC gene encoding DNA-directed RNA polymerase subunit beta', producing the protein MNELTNFANPIVKPETFDQIKIGIASPERIRSWSFGEIKKPETINYRTFKPERDGLFCARIFGPIKDYECLCGKYKRMKYKGIVCEKCGVEVTVSKVRRERMGHIELAAPVAHIWFLKSLPSRIGLLLDMQLKQLERVLYFESYIVTEPGLTPLEKFQLLTEDELLDAQDEYGEDAFTAGIGAEAVKQMLIDLDLEGEKTALLEELETTKSELKPKKIIKRLKVVESFLESGNRPEWMILDVVPVIPPELRPLVPLDGGRFATSDLNDLYRRVINRNNRLKRLMELRAPDIIVRNEKRMLQEAVDALFDNGRRGRTITGANKRPLKSLSDMLKGKQGRFRQNLLGKRVDYSGRSVIVTGPELKLHQCGLPKKMALELFKPFIYSRLDAKGLSMTLKQAKKWVEKERKEVWDILDEVIREHPVLLNRAPTLHRLGIQAFEPVLIEGKAIQLHPLVCAAFNADFDGDQMAVHVPLSLEAQLEARVLMMSTNNILSPANGKPIIVPSQDMVLGLYYLSLEREGEPGEGALISDMSEVHQALNAGAVTLHTKIVSRVPQTDEAGKQYMKRFETTPGRMLLGETLPKSHKVPFETVNRLLTKKEIADVIDIVYRHTGQKETVLFADAIMGLGFRHAFKAGISFGKDDMIIPHEKVALVDETRSLVKDYEQQYQDGLITQQEKYNKVIDAWSRCGDQVANAMMEKIKAQPKDENGRMAQINSIYMMAHSGARGSQAQMKQLAGMRGLMAKPSGEIIETPIISNFKEGLTVLEYFNSTHGARKGLADTALKTANSGYLTRRLVDVSQDCVVVEEDCGTENTLDMRAIVQGGATIASLGERILGRTPAEDVVDAKTGDVIAKEGQLIDEAAALKIDEMGIQSVHIRSPLVCESEHGVCGKCYGRDLARGTPVNIGEAVGVIAAQSIGEPGTQLTMRTFHIGGAAQLNETSSLDAVADGTVELRDLPTIMDTRGRRIAMSRSGELAIVDMDGRERSSHRIPYGAHLMCDNGHIVTKGERIAEWDPFMMPVITEKGGTVKFQDLVEGKTLTEQTDEATGIAQRVVTEFRGTARSKEDLRPRITLLDDKSGEAARYMLSPGAMLSVEEGQVVEAGEVLARVSREAAKTRDITGGLPRVAELFEARKPKENAIIAKVSGRIAFGKDYKAKRKIAIIPEEGGDPVEYLVPKSKVIDVQEGDYVKRGDNLIGGSPDPHDILEVLGVKALAEYLVSEIQEVYRLQGVKINDKHIEVIVRQMLQKVEITESGDSTFLVGEQIDRQEMNEANAKLKAQGKKKPAEGKPVLLGITKASLQTRSFISAASFQETTRVLTEASVQGKIDDLEGLKENVIVGRLIPAGTGAGMKRMRIAASSRDAALRAQHRAIQESLIAANSAAEEHAAELAQGPEAAIEADPLAAVTASGHGTDADAGEYLQEAEAPAETGEEA; encoded by the coding sequence ATGAATGAGCTGACCAACTTCGCGAACCCGATCGTCAAGCCGGAGACGTTCGACCAGATCAAGATCGGCATCGCTTCCCCCGAGCGCATCCGTTCCTGGTCGTTCGGCGAGATCAAGAAGCCCGAGACGATCAACTACCGCACGTTCAAGCCCGAGCGCGACGGCCTGTTCTGCGCGCGGATCTTCGGTCCGATCAAGGATTACGAGTGCCTGTGCGGTAAGTACAAACGGATGAAGTACAAGGGCATCGTCTGCGAGAAGTGCGGAGTCGAGGTCACCGTCTCGAAGGTCCGCCGCGAGCGGATGGGCCATATCGAGCTCGCCGCGCCTGTCGCCCACATCTGGTTCCTGAAGTCGCTTCCGAGCCGCATCGGCCTGCTGCTCGACATGCAGCTGAAGCAGCTCGAGCGGGTGCTCTATTTCGAGTCCTACATCGTCACCGAGCCGGGCCTGACGCCGCTCGAGAAGTTCCAGCTCCTCACCGAGGACGAGCTGCTCGACGCCCAGGACGAATATGGCGAGGACGCCTTCACCGCCGGGATCGGCGCCGAGGCGGTCAAGCAGATGCTGATCGACCTCGACCTCGAGGGCGAGAAGACGGCGCTTCTCGAGGAGCTCGAGACCACCAAGTCCGAGCTCAAGCCCAAGAAGATCATCAAGCGGCTCAAGGTCGTCGAGAGCTTCCTCGAATCTGGCAACCGTCCGGAGTGGATGATCCTCGACGTCGTTCCGGTCATCCCGCCCGAGCTTCGCCCGCTGGTGCCGCTCGACGGCGGCCGGTTCGCGACCTCGGACCTCAACGACCTCTACCGCCGGGTCATCAACCGCAACAACCGCCTCAAGCGGCTGATGGAGCTGCGCGCTCCGGACATCATCGTCCGCAACGAGAAGCGCATGCTCCAGGAAGCGGTCGACGCTTTGTTCGACAACGGCCGCCGCGGCCGGACGATCACCGGCGCCAACAAGCGTCCGCTGAAGAGCTTGTCAGACATGCTCAAGGGCAAGCAGGGCCGTTTCCGCCAGAACCTGCTCGGCAAGCGTGTCGACTATTCCGGCCGTTCGGTGATCGTCACCGGCCCGGAGCTGAAGCTCCACCAGTGCGGGCTTCCCAAGAAGATGGCGCTCGAGCTGTTCAAGCCGTTCATCTACTCGCGCCTCGACGCCAAGGGTCTCTCGATGACTCTCAAGCAGGCGAAGAAGTGGGTCGAGAAGGAGCGCAAGGAAGTCTGGGACATCCTCGATGAGGTCATCCGCGAGCACCCGGTCCTCCTCAACCGCGCTCCGACGCTCCACCGCCTCGGCATCCAGGCGTTCGAGCCGGTGCTGATCGAGGGCAAGGCGATCCAGCTTCACCCGCTGGTCTGCGCCGCGTTCAACGCCGATTTCGACGGCGACCAGATGGCCGTCCACGTTCCGCTGAGCCTCGAGGCGCAGCTGGAAGCGCGCGTGCTGATGATGTCGACCAACAACATCCTCTCGCCCGCCAACGGCAAGCCGATCATCGTTCCTTCGCAGGACATGGTGCTCGGGCTCTATTATCTGTCGCTGGAGCGTGAGGGCGAGCCGGGCGAAGGCGCGCTGATCTCCGACATGTCGGAGGTCCACCAGGCGCTCAACGCCGGTGCGGTCACCCTGCACACCAAGATCGTCAGCCGCGTCCCGCAGACGGACGAGGCCGGCAAGCAGTATATGAAGCGCTTCGAGACGACTCCGGGCCGGATGCTGCTCGGCGAGACTCTGCCGAAGAGCCACAAGGTGCCGTTCGAGACCGTCAACCGACTCCTCACCAAGAAGGAGATCGCGGACGTCATCGACATCGTCTACCGCCACACCGGCCAGAAGGAGACCGTCCTGTTCGCCGACGCGATCATGGGCCTCGGCTTCCGCCACGCCTTCAAGGCCGGCATCTCGTTCGGTAAGGACGACATGATCATCCCGCACGAGAAGGTGGCCCTGGTCGACGAGACCCGCTCGCTCGTGAAGGATTACGAGCAGCAGTACCAGGACGGCCTGATCACCCAGCAGGAAAAGTACAACAAGGTGATCGACGCCTGGAGCCGCTGCGGCGACCAGGTGGCCAACGCCATGATGGAGAAGATCAAGGCGCAGCCCAAGGACGAGAACGGCCGCATGGCGCAGATCAACTCGATCTACATGATGGCCCATTCGGGCGCCCGCGGTTCGCAGGCGCAGATGAAGCAGCTCGCCGGAATGCGCGGCCTGATGGCCAAGCCGTCGGGCGAGATCATCGAGACCCCGATCATCTCGAACTTCAAGGAAGGCCTGACCGTCCTCGAATATTTCAACTCCACCCACGGCGCCCGCAAGGGCCTCGCTGACACGGCGCTCAAGACGGCGAACTCGGGTTACCTGACCCGCCGCCTGGTCGACGTTTCGCAGGATTGCGTCGTCGTCGAGGAGGATTGCGGCACCGAGAACACGCTCGACATGCGCGCGATCGTCCAGGGCGGCGCGACCATCGCCTCGCTCGGCGAGCGAATCCTCGGCCGCACCCCGGCCGAGGACGTGGTCGACGCCAAGACCGGCGACGTGATCGCCAAGGAAGGCCAGCTGATCGACGAGGCCGCGGCCCTGAAGATCGACGAGATGGGGATCCAGTCGGTCCACATCCGTTCGCCTTTGGTCTGCGAGAGCGAGCATGGCGTGTGCGGAAAGTGCTACGGGCGCGATCTCGCGCGCGGCACGCCGGTCAACATCGGCGAGGCGGTCGGCGTGATCGCCGCCCAGTCGATCGGCGAGCCGGGCACCCAGCTGACGATGCGGACCTTCCACATCGGCGGCGCCGCCCAGCTCAACGAGACGTCGAGCCTCGACGCGGTCGCCGACGGCACCGTCGAGCTTCGCGACCTGCCGACGATCATGGACACGCGCGGCCGCCGGATCGCCATGTCGCGCTCGGGCGAGCTGGCCATCGTCGACATGGACGGGCGCGAGCGCTCGAGCCACCGAATCCCCTACGGCGCGCATCTGATGTGCGACAACGGCCACATCGTGACCAAGGGCGAGCGGATCGCCGAATGGGATCCGTTCATGATGCCGGTGATCACCGAGAAGGGCGGCACCGTGAAGTTCCAAGATCTGGTCGAGGGCAAGACGCTCACCGAGCAGACCGACGAAGCGACGGGCATCGCCCAGCGAGTCGTCACCGAGTTCCGCGGCACCGCCCGGAGCAAGGAGGATCTTCGCCCGCGCATCACCCTGCTCGACGACAAATCGGGCGAGGCGGCGCGCTACATGCTCTCCCCCGGCGCGATGCTCTCGGTCGAGGAAGGCCAGGTGGTCGAGGCCGGCGAGGTTCTCGCCCGTGTCAGCCGCGAGGCCGCCAAGACTCGCGACATCACCGGCGGTCTGCCGCGGGTGGCGGAGCTGTTCGAGGCGCGCAAGCCCAAGGAGAATGCGATCATCGCCAAGGTCTCCGGCCGGATCGCGTTCGGCAAGGACTATAAGGCCAAGCGCAAGATCGCGATCATCCCCGAGGAGGGCGGCGATCCGGTCGAGTATCTGGTGCCGAAGTCGAAGGTCATCGACGTGCAGGAAGGCGATTACGTCAAGCGCGGCGACAATCTGATCGGCGGCTCGCCCGATCCGCACGACATCCTCGAGGTGCTCGGAGTCAAGGCGCTGGCGGAATATCTCGTCTCGGAGATCCAGGAAGTCTATCGTCTGCAGGGCGTGAAGATCAACGACAAGCACATCGAGGTGATCGTTCGCCAGATGCTGCAGAAGGTCGAGATCACCGAGAGCGGCGACAGCACCTTCCTGGTCGGCGAGCAGATCGACCGGCAGGAGATGAACGAGGCCAACGCCAAGCTGAAGGCGCAGGGCAAGAAGAAGCCCGCCGAAGGCAAGCCTGTGCTTCTGGGCATCACCAAGGCGAGCCTGCAGACGCGCAGCTTCATCTCCGCCGCCTCGTTCCAGGAGACGACCCGAGTCCTCACCGAAGCCTCGGTGCAGGGCAAGATCGACGACCTGGAAGGCCTCAAGGAGAACGTCATCGTCGGCCGACTCATTCCGGCCGGCACCGGCGCGGGCATGAAGCGGATGCGGATCGCGGCCTCGTCGCGCGACGCCGCGCTTCGCGCCCAGCACCGGGCGATCCAGGAGAGCCTGATCGCTGCCAACAGCGCGGCCGAGGAGCATGCGGCCGAGCTCGCCCAGGGCCCCGAGGCGGCGATCGAGGCCGATCCGCTGGCCGCGGTGACCGCCAGCGGCCACGGCACCGACGCGGACGCCGGCGAGTATCTGCAGGAGGCCGAGGCCCCGGCGGAAACCGGCGAAGAGGCCTAG
- a CDS encoding glycosyltransferase family 1 protein, producing the protein MHVSDLRVAIFSGNYNYVRDGANQALNRLAGYLISQGAAVRAYSPITRTPAFPPTGDLVDIPAVPFPGRPEYRIGVGIPPRVRRDLKAFRPNIFHVASPEITGHRAVTLAHRLDLPVVASVHTRFETYPRYYGLAFLEPVVLAVLRRFYRRCDAIFAPSDSMAQLLRDQRMNYDVGIWTRGIDRQIFNPERRDLAWRRSLGIADDVPVIGFTGRLVMEKGLDVFSDAVDRLTRRQIRHKVLVVGDGPARDWFEKRLPEACFVGFQAGNDLGRAVASMDMLLNPSVTETFGNVTLEAMAVRIPVVAAIATGSQCLVTDHVTGRLIRPGAIEQFCEALSHYCTDEDARRAAGEAGYAVSQHYGWDEVNQELVDAYIRIIRQHYGGRQKPTPDPYGLDD; encoded by the coding sequence ATGCACGTCTCCGACCTTCGCGTCGCCATCTTCAGCGGCAATTACAATTACGTCCGCGACGGGGCGAACCAGGCGCTGAACCGCCTGGCCGGCTATCTCATCAGCCAGGGCGCGGCCGTCCGCGCCTATTCGCCGATCACCCGGACGCCGGCCTTCCCGCCGACCGGCGACCTGGTCGACATCCCCGCAGTGCCCTTCCCCGGCCGGCCCGAATACCGGATCGGAGTCGGCATCCCGCCCCGCGTGCGCCGGGACCTCAAGGCGTTCCGGCCGAACATCTTCCACGTCGCAAGCCCGGAGATCACCGGCCACCGCGCGGTGACCCTCGCCCACAGGCTGGACCTGCCGGTGGTCGCCTCGGTCCACACCCGCTTCGAGACCTATCCGCGCTATTACGGCCTGGCCTTCCTCGAGCCGGTGGTGCTCGCGGTCCTCAGGCGCTTCTACCGCCGCTGCGACGCCATCTTCGCGCCGTCCGATTCCATGGCCCAGCTGCTCCGCGACCAGCGCATGAACTACGACGTCGGCATCTGGACCCGCGGCATCGACCGGCAGATCTTCAATCCCGAACGGCGCGACCTCGCCTGGCGGCGCAGCCTCGGAATCGCCGACGACGTTCCGGTGATCGGATTCACCGGGCGGCTGGTGATGGAAAAGGGGCTCGACGTCTTCTCCGACGCCGTCGACCGGCTCACGCGGCGGCAGATCCGCCACAAGGTGCTGGTGGTCGGCGACGGGCCGGCCCGCGACTGGTTCGAGAAGCGCCTGCCCGAGGCCTGCTTCGTCGGCTTCCAGGCCGGAAACGACCTTGGCCGCGCGGTCGCCTCGATGGACATGCTGCTCAATCCCTCGGTGACCGAGACGTTCGGCAACGTGACCCTGGAGGCGATGGCCGTGCGGATTCCGGTGGTGGCGGCGATCGCCACCGGCAGCCAGTGCCTTGTGACCGACCACGTCACCGGGCGCCTGATCCGCCCCGGAGCGATCGAGCAATTCTGCGAGGCGCTGTCGCATTATTGCACCGACGAGGACGCGCGCCGCGCCGCCGGAGAAGCCGGCTATGCGGTGAGCCAGCATTATGGCTGGGACGAGGTCAACCAGGAGCTGGTCGACGCCTATATCCGGATCATCCGCCAGCATTACGGCGGGCGGCAAAAGCCGACGCCGGATCCCTACGGACTGGACGACTAG
- a CDS encoding PadR family transcriptional regulator, protein MRFRMHGCGPRGFDFPEGLFAMGLGGRGWGRGWGGDWDQGWGGGGHRRGGRRRVFDAGELRLVLLKLIEDQPRHGYDLIRAVEEMTHGTYAPSPGVVYPTLTMLQDMGLIEEAKGEGSRKAFQITPDGRTHLEEKAEEIAALLERLEDLGSDHRKAGGAPIRRSVGNLLSALWHKVTSDEAGEDMLHRVAEILDEAAQKIERLK, encoded by the coding sequence ATGCGCTTCAGAATGCACGGCTGCGGCCCGCGCGGCTTCGATTTTCCCGAAGGGCTGTTCGCCATGGGCCTCGGCGGGCGCGGCTGGGGCCGCGGCTGGGGCGGCGATTGGGATCAGGGCTGGGGCGGTGGCGGCCACCGCCGCGGCGGGCGCCGCCGGGTGTTCGATGCGGGCGAATTGCGCCTCGTTTTGCTAAAGCTGATCGAGGACCAGCCCCGCCACGGCTACGACCTGATCCGCGCCGTCGAGGAGATGACCCACGGCACCTACGCGCCGAGTCCGGGCGTCGTCTATCCGACCTTGACCATGCTCCAGGACATGGGCCTGATCGAGGAGGCCAAGGGCGAGGGATCGCGCAAGGCGTTTCAGATCACTCCCGACGGCCGCACCCATCTCGAGGAGAAAGCCGAGGAAATCGCCGCCTTGCTCGAGCGGCTCGAGGACCTCGGCAGCGACCACCGCAAGGCCGGCGGCGCGCCGATCCGCCGCTCGGTCGGCAACCTCCTTTCCGCGCTGTGGCACAAGGTCACCAGCGACGAGGCGGGCGAGGATATGCTGCACCGCGTCGCCGAGATTCTCGACGAGGCGGCGCAGAAGATCGAGCGGCTGAAATGA
- a CDS encoding S9 family peptidase, translated as MRIFLALAATFLAAAIPAQAEELTLERIFASPSLSGPTPRLLKLSPDGRLATMLRNRADDRDRYDLWAVDTSTGQARMLVDSARVGSGGEISEEERMRRERARLSGVRGIVSYDWSPDGRSILVPLDGDLYLAGLDGNVRRITATPQTELDAQVSRTGRYLSFVRDQNLYVVDAEGRNERRLTEDGAGTISWGSAEFVAQEEMDRRTGHWWAPGDRYLAVARVDEEPVHVVTRTAIGTEGTRSYQQRYPAAGTPNARVDLYVMAPDGSGRVKVDLGADPDIYLARVDWTPDGNTLLVQRESRDQKRLDMLSVDPANGRSRVLFSETSPTWLNLHDNLRALRDGSLIWTSERSGFSHIYRFRNGRWTQLTRGNWAVDRVVGVDERGGRIYFTGNRETPLEHQLYWIDLARGGTPHRVTETGWWNAAEMDDAATHALVTRSSPTQPSQVYLADSSGRRTAWIEENRLDASHPYAPYLASHVAPVFGTIRAADGTELHYKMLSPLREPGRRYPVFVQVYGGPGAGRQVTRTWGSPIQQYLVDRGYIVFSIDGRGSPDRGKAFEDAIYHAMGTVEVQDQLAGVNWLRGQDYVDPEHISVYGWSYGGYMTVKLLEAAPGTFAAGIAGAPVTRWELYDTHYTERYLGNPASDPAPYLASGAIPDAGRIADPLLLIHGMADDNVVFENSTVLMGALQAASRPFEMMVYPGATHGVSGEARQLHLWRTITAFLDRNGRADERR; from the coding sequence ATGCGCATTTTCCTTGCCCTCGCCGCCACCTTCCTCGCCGCCGCAATTCCGGCCCAGGCCGAGGAGCTCACCCTCGAACGCATCTTCGCCAGCCCCTCGCTGTCGGGCCCGACGCCGCGCCTGCTCAAGCTCTCGCCCGACGGGCGGCTCGCGACCATGCTGCGCAACCGGGCCGACGATCGCGACCGCTACGATCTGTGGGCGGTCGATACGAGCACCGGCCAAGCGCGGATGCTGGTCGACAGCGCCCGCGTCGGCAGCGGGGGCGAGATATCCGAAGAGGAACGGATGCGGCGCGAGCGCGCGCGGCTCTCGGGCGTGCGCGGAATCGTCAGCTACGATTGGTCGCCCGACGGCCGCTCGATCCTCGTCCCGCTCGACGGCGACCTTTATCTCGCGGGCCTCGACGGCAACGTCCGTCGCATCACCGCGACTCCCCAGACCGAACTCGACGCCCAGGTTTCGCGCACCGGCCGCTATCTTTCCTTCGTCCGCGACCAGAATCTCTACGTGGTCGACGCCGAAGGGCGAAACGAGCGCCGGCTGACCGAGGACGGCGCTGGGACAATCAGCTGGGGCTCGGCCGAGTTCGTCGCCCAGGAGGAGATGGACCGCCGCACCGGCCATTGGTGGGCGCCCGGCGACCGCTACCTCGCCGTCGCCCGGGTCGACGAGGAACCGGTCCACGTCGTCACCCGGACCGCGATCGGCACCGAGGGCACGCGCAGCTACCAGCAGCGCTATCCGGCGGCCGGCACGCCCAATGCGCGGGTCGACCTCTACGTCATGGCTCCGGACGGCTCGGGCCGGGTCAAGGTCGATCTCGGCGCCGATCCGGACATCTATCTCGCGCGGGTCGATTGGACGCCCGACGGCAACACCCTGCTCGTCCAGCGCGAGAGCCGCGACCAGAAGCGCCTCGATATGCTCAGCGTCGATCCCGCCAACGGCCGCTCGCGCGTGCTGTTCAGCGAGACCTCGCCGACCTGGCTCAACCTCCACGACAATCTCCGCGCGCTTCGTGACGGCAGCCTGATCTGGACCTCGGAGCGTTCGGGTTTCTCGCACATCTACCGCTTCCGCAATGGCCGTTGGACCCAGCTGACCCGCGGCAATTGGGCGGTCGACCGGGTGGTCGGCGTCGACGAGCGCGGCGGCCGCATCTATTTCACCGGCAACCGGGAAACGCCGCTCGAGCATCAGCTCTACTGGATCGACCTCGCGCGCGGCGGCACGCCCCACCGGGTGACCGAAACAGGCTGGTGGAACGCCGCCGAGATGGACGACGCCGCCACCCACGCGCTCGTCACCCGATCGAGTCCGACCCAGCCCTCGCAGGTCTATCTGGCCGACTCGAGCGGACGGCGGACCGCATGGATCGAGGAAAACCGCCTCGACGCCTCCCATCCCTACGCGCCCTATCTCGCCAGCCATGTCGCTCCGGTCTTCGGCACGATCCGCGCCGCCGACGGCACCGAGCTTCACTACAAGATGCTGTCGCCCCTGCGCGAGCCGGGGCGGCGCTATCCGGTGTTCGTCCAGGTCTATGGCGGCCCCGGGGCGGGGCGGCAGGTCACGCGCACCTGGGGCAGCCCGATCCAGCAATATCTGGTCGACCGCGGCTACATCGTCTTCTCGATCGACGGCCGCGGCTCGCCGGACCGCGGCAAGGCGTTCGAGGATGCCATCTACCACGCCATGGGAACGGTCGAGGTGCAGGACCAGCTGGCCGGCGTGAACTGGCTGCGCGGGCAGGACTATGTCGATCCCGAGCACATCTCGGTCTACGGCTGGTCCTATGGCGGCTACATGACCGTGAAGCTGCTTGAGGCGGCGCCGGGCACCTTCGCCGCCGGCATCGCCGGTGCGCCGGTGACTCGCTGGGAGCTTTACGATACCCATTATACCGAGCGTTATCTCGGCAATCCGGCGAGCGACCCCGCGCCCTATCTAGCCTCGGGCGCGATCCCCGATGCGGGCCGGATCGCCGATCCGCTGCTGCTGATTCACGGCATGGCCGACGACAATGTCGTGTTCGAGAATTCGACCGTGCTGATGGGTGCGCTTCAGGCCGCGAGCCGGCCATTCGAGATGATGGTCTATCCCGGAGCGACGCACGGCGTCTCCGGCGAGGCGCGCCAGCTTCATTTGTGGCGGACGATCACGGCGTTTCTGGATAGGAACGGGCGGGCGGACGAGCGCCGCTGA
- a CDS encoding 50S ribosomal protein L19, with protein sequence MNIIQQLEAEAIEHFKSGKDIPEFRPGDTLRVGVKVVEGERTRIQNFEGVCIARANRGLGSSFTVRKISFGEGVERVFPLYSPNVDSIEVVRRGAVRRAKLYYLRGRTGKSARIAERRDTRHLDKAKAEAAAAPQTETAEG encoded by the coding sequence ATGAACATCATCCAGCAGCTCGAGGCCGAGGCGATCGAGCATTTCAAGTCGGGCAAGGACATTCCCGAATTCCGCCCGGGCGACACGCTCCGCGTCGGCGTGAAGGTCGTCGAGGGCGAGCGCACCCGAATCCAGAATTTCGAAGGCGTCTGCATCGCCCGCGCCAATCGCGGCCTGGGCAGCTCCTTCACCGTGCGCAAGATCAGTTTCGGCGAGGGCGTCGAGCGCGTCTTCCCGCTCTATTCGCCGAACGTCGATTCGATCGAGGTCGTCCGCCGTGGCGCGGTCCGCCGGGCGAAGCTCTATTACCTGCGCGGCCGCACCGGCAAGTCGGCCCGAATCGCCGAGCGCCGCGACACCCGCCATCTCGACAAGGCCAAGGCCGAAGCGGCCGCCGCGCCGCAGACCGAAACCGCCGAGGGCTGA
- the trmD gene encoding tRNA (guanosine(37)-N1)-methyltransferase TrmD: MTWAATILTLYPEMFPGPLGYSLAGRALGERIWSLDTVQIRDFAADKHRSVDDTPAGGGAGMVMRADILAAALDSIDDGRPKLAMSPRGRPLTQAYVRELAAGPGATILCGRFEGIDERLFEARPIVPVSVGDYVLSGGETAAFALLDACVRLLPGVMGAPSSGEEESFESGLLEYPHYTRPVEWEGRRIPEVLRSGDHAKIAAWRKRRAEDETRLRRPDLIERHGDARRQPPSGARRENEGKKR; this comes from the coding sequence ATGACCTGGGCAGCAACGATCCTGACCCTCTACCCGGAGATGTTCCCCGGGCCGCTCGGCTACAGCCTCGCCGGGCGGGCGCTGGGAGAGCGGATATGGTCGCTCGACACGGTGCAGATCCGCGATTTCGCGGCCGACAAACATCGCTCGGTCGACGATACGCCGGCCGGCGGCGGGGCGGGGATGGTGATGCGCGCCGACATACTCGCAGCGGCGCTCGACAGCATCGACGACGGGCGGCCGAAGCTCGCCATGTCGCCGCGCGGGCGCCCGCTCACCCAGGCCTATGTGCGCGAGCTCGCCGCGGGGCCCGGCGCGACCATCTTGTGCGGCCGGTTCGAGGGGATCGACGAGCGGCTGTTCGAGGCCCGTCCCATCGTTCCGGTGTCGGTCGGCGATTATGTCCTCTCGGGGGGGGAAACGGCGGCTTTCGCCCTGCTCGACGCTTGCGTTCGCCTGCTTCCCGGGGTAATGGGCGCGCCTTCGAGCGGTGAGGAGGAAAGCTTTGAAAGCGGCCTTCTCGAATACCCTCATTATACCCGGCCTGTCGAATGGGAAGGGCGCAGGATCCCCGAAGTGCTGCGATCGGGGGATCATGCGAAGATCGCGGCTTGGCGGAAACGCCGGGCGGAAGACGAGACACGGCTAAGGCGGCCGGACCTGATCGAGCGTCACGGTGACGCGCGAAGGCAACCGCCCTCTGGCGCGCGGCGCGAAAACGAAGGCAAGAAGAGATGA
- a CDS encoding type II toxin-antitoxin system VapC family toxin: MKYLLDSNTIIALVMNADESLVRRAAECSEGDMVTSAVAYAEVAYGSLRNRPPAFEQLRAFVEEVPVLDFDYKAALAYASLPFRRASYDRLIAAHALSQGLTVVTDNTAHFADIPGLRVENWTR; the protein is encoded by the coding sequence TTGAAGTATCTTCTCGACAGCAACACGATCATCGCCTTGGTGATGAACGCCGATGAATCGCTCGTCCGTCGTGCCGCCGAGTGCAGCGAGGGAGATATGGTAACGTCGGCCGTCGCTTATGCTGAAGTTGCCTACGGCTCGCTTCGCAACCGTCCGCCGGCATTCGAACAGTTGCGCGCTTTCGTCGAAGAAGTGCCAGTGCTCGATTTCGACTACAAAGCCGCCTTGGCCTATGCGTCGTTGCCATTCAGGCGCGCCAGCTACGACCGGTTGATTGCGGCCCACGCTTTGTCACAGGGGTTGACGGTCGTGACCGACAACACCGCCCATTTCGCCGACATTCCCGGCCTCAGAGTCGAAAACTGGACCAGATGA